The Engystomops pustulosus chromosome 1, aEngPut4.maternal, whole genome shotgun sequence genome has a window encoding:
- the LOC140127025 gene encoding nuclear pore complex protein Nup155-like, with product MLKLAQRSSDELFNIALFNWLIQADLTDKLLELNSPFLEPHLVRMSKIDQNKVRSMDLLWRYYEKNRNFSSAARVVAELADMDSTDISLKQRIECLSVAIVKDITLVLDAILHTVRYFRLRIHFT from the exons ATGCTGAAGCTGGCCCAGCGATCTTCTGATGAACTCTTCAACATTGCATTGTTCAACTGGCTGATCCAAGCGGATCTCACAGACAAGCTGCTGGAG CTCAATTCTCCCTTCCTGGAGCCTCATCTTGTACGGATGTCTAAGATCGACCAGAACAAAGTGCGGAGCATGGACTTATTGTGGAGATACTACGAGAAGAACAGGAATTTCAGCAGCGCTGCCCGGGTGGTGGCCGAGCTCGCCGACATGGACAG CACGGATATTTCCCTTAAGCAGAGGATTGAGTGTTTATCTGTCGCTATTGTTAAGGATATCACACTGGTCttggacgccatcttacatactgtcagataTTTTAGACTccgcattcatttcacataa
- the LOC140065089 gene encoding uncharacterized protein: MEDDEVVEETLVEEFNIRELEDELWGEAEWKNIGEVEETEVEEFNNRELDELEEELWEMVERRNIGEVEEMAERRNIRELEEMAERMNIGEVEEMAQGDNIGVALHNRELDELEEELWQMAERRNIGEVEEMEMEAFNNRELDELEEELWRMGQGDYIGAVEETAVEMFNSRELDEEELWQMAQGDNIREVEELAVEEFNIREMDEEQLWQMEERRRNIREMEEEEEEEDEDMWEWRCRVMGSEPPTRMRRLKIPPFYIMETV; the protein is encoded by the exons ATGGAGGACGACGAGGTGGTGGAGGAGACGTTGGTGGAGGAGTTTAACATCAGGGAGTTGGAGGATGAGTTGTGGGGAGAGGCGGAGTGGAAGAACATCGGAGAGGTGGAGGAGACGGAGGTGGAGGAGTTTAACAACAGGGAGTTGGATGAGTTGGAGGAGGAGTTGTGGGAGATGGTGGAGAGGAGGAACATCGGAGAGGTGGAGGAGATGGCGGAGAGGAGGAACATCAGAGAGTTGGAGGAGATGGCGGAGAGGATGAACATCGGAGAGGTGGAGGAGATGGCGCAGGGAGATAACATCGGAGTGGCGCTTCACAACAGGGAGTTGGATGAGTTGGAGGAGGAGTTGTGGCAGATGGCGGAGAGGAGGAACATCGGAGaggtggaggagatggagatggagGCGTTTAACAACAGGGAGTTGGATGAGTTGGAGGAGGAGTTGTGGAGGATGGGGCAGGGAGATTACATCGGAGCGGTGGAGGAGACGGCGGTGGAGATGTTTAACAGCagggagttggatgaggaggagtTGTGGCAGATGGCGCAGGGAGATAACATCAGAGAGGTGGAGGAGTTGGCGGTGGAGGAGTTTAACATCAGGGAGATGGACGAGGAGCAGTTGTggcagatggaggagaggagaaggaacatcagagagatggaggaggaggaagaggaggaggatgaagatatGTGGGA GTGGCGGTGCCGAGTGATGGGATCGGAACCCCCGACACG GATGAGGAGACTGAAGATACCTCCGTTTTATATAATGGAAACCGTGTAA